In Rhineura floridana isolate rRhiFlo1 chromosome 1, rRhiFlo1.hap2, whole genome shotgun sequence, the following proteins share a genomic window:
- the GLRX gene encoding glutaredoxin-1, which produces MAQQFVNSKLAPNKVVVFAKKTCPYCRKAIELLEELNLKPGHLEIVDLATQRDMAAIQDYLLEITGARTVPRVFIGEKCIGGFSELDALHRSGKLKPTLEKIGAL; this is translated from the exons ATGGCTCAGCAGTTTGTAAACAGCAAACTTGCACCAAATAAAGTGGTTGTCTTCGCGAAGAAAACCTGTCCTTACTGTCGCAAGGCAATTGAGCTTCTGGAAGAATTGAACCTCAAGCCCGGGCATCTCGAAATCGTTGACCTCGCAACCCAACGCGACATGGCTGCTATTCaggactatcttctggagataACGGGTGCTAGAACA GTCCCTCGTGTCTTCATTGGAGAAAAATGTATAGGTGGCTTTTCAGAGCTGGACGCCCTACACAGGAGTGGAAAACTCAAACCCACTTTAGAAAAAATTGGGGCCTTGTGA